In Bacillus rossius redtenbacheri isolate Brsri chromosome 11, Brsri_v3, whole genome shotgun sequence, the DNA window AACCCTGGTCCATCTATCCTGATTTCAGTTTCACAGAAGGTGctccaggaaaatgctgggatAGTTTCTCCCCATAGGTCATGGCCAAGTCCTTTCTCACTTTCCTCGAACTTTGATGCGGAGTTTACCCATCTCTAATGCCTCACTGCCGATGTGAGGTTAAGGCCCCTGCGTACCCGAGCGCACACACGGTCGACAGGGGTTCAGGAAGGACCACATGATTTGAAAAATTTGCGGTGTCTGTGTACGAAAAACATTCAAGAATACGTTATGGTCGGATAATAAACAGTATTATGATACAattcaaatctcatagtttccctgtgcatgacgagaagactgcatgccagttcagagccttgtgcttagagaaGATACCACGCTATAATCACCAGCGAGCTTTGTGTGCTTATCTGCTCTTATCTGCTACTACTCAGGTACACCCCAGATTTGGGGAGCCTTTTAAACACcaaatcattattaaaaaaaataaaaattgcaatgaTCTATGCTATGCCCCACTAACAGGCTGAGTTCATAAGTTGCACTTCATTGGGTGGTCAACCCAACActcttacacaattttttttaaattttaataataactaaCTTATAAAACTGTTAATTGTTTATGATAAAcctaaaagcgtgttttttagcaTATCGTATGACTTGCCTAATTCTTAGTTCTGGTTTGGGATCAAGTCTAGCATAACCATGCATGAAATCATAATCCTCACTGAAAACACTCTGTGTACAACTAAAGTGGGGCTAGCCGCCAATACGCTGGACTCAGATAGCAGGGTAGATTTTAACAGTCTGTATTCGAGTTGAGTCTCAACTTTACCTGTGCATTGTGTTTTGTgaaattaaaactatatattgTAGTTACTCTGTGTTCCATAATATCAACCTGTTCTTTCCTACTTAGTGTCCCAATATGTGTTCAAATAAATTTGTGGCCTTGTGATTCTCTGTGCTATGTGTGTTTTCACAATAATATTATATCAAAGGTGAAATAAAATATGAGAGTTGCTGCTTCGGTATGTCTCCATTAAAATTATTGTAGCCAGTGCTACTTGTAGAACTAAAACTTGTTCTGTGTCTACTTCTTTGTTCTCTGTTATTTGTGTAGTTGCACTTCTTTCCGAAATTTATTCAGTATCCGTTAACCTTCTTTTCATGTAGTGGTGAACATGACACTTGTAAATTGTGTGTTTTTCCAGTCTCTCTTTcattgtgtgttttaaatttcagtttattaagtttcaaactgtgttttaaatttatcataaaaatgtctGATTTTGATTGAAGCTTTGGATTTACTAAATATAAATCTTAATAGTTTAGAATTAATATTCagttaaagaaagaaaaattagctttttttacTAAGTCAGATAACAACAGTAAATCCTTTTTAAGAAAATCCCccttaaaaaagtttattgtataataaatttacaaaatttagcaCTGGacctataaatacataaatttgtacCCTTTTAGTAAATTTTCCCTCTTAATTAAGTCCAAATATTTAAGTCTTAAGAATTTTCTGAAGAGGGATTTGCTGCTTGTCTTTGTTactagttttgaaattttttacttaaaaaatagtaTCTTGCTTATAGTAGTTGAATTTGGTAACTTCTTAATGTTCAAATAATTACTTCACAATTGCAGGTTTGTTTTGAATGAGAAGTGAGATCATTTGCAAGCAATGTGCAATACATGActctttctttgaaatatttgtacaATTAAATATCTGTTATTCAATAAATGTATATTAAAAGTTCAGagctcacaggaaaaaaaaagtacgtgcCAGATTCTATCAAGTTGGTATTATTGAAGGGCTAGTCGAACAACGCTCTGTATTTAAATGTCTCAgcgctgaacctgtgacatttccccctgGACCGGAATTATTAGCGCCTGCATTTTTAGAGGCATGTTGatagtgaaattttagtatgcacaaaatacaatgaaataagcACACATTTCACAACAGGAGTTTAACAGGTTGTAAGTCAAATGCGCAGGCATGCAGAGACTGCTATAGCTACGAGCCGAAGTcatcaagatggtggatccacaTGCGGCACAAGCGCACAAACTTTCGTTAACATCAGTGGATGTACTAAgggtattggtgtgccaaagaaaACTGtcctgtaatatattttataaacttgaATAGTCCTAGCAAGCTATAACAACTACTTtgaaaatacttataattttagTCAGGAAAATTATGTACTAACAAACATGGCATCAAAGATATGAAACATTTATTTGGTTCACTAAAGCATTATGAACGCGGCACTATcatttcaaactaaaagttgcaggtAGATACAGTAAAACAAAAGTTACCTAAAACATTTGAAAACTCATAACAATAAGTATAtttacgtgtatttttttttgcatatatgactgaaataagtctgtgaatacttcctacaaactGTAACCCTATCAAGCTGAAtcaacagtaaaaatattttatctctaaattcttttatttaacatggcgtcaaatatatgtaggctaacaatttattttgtgtcTACCGAATGATGAACGCCGTACTCTCTCTACTTTAATGTTAACAAAGCATTGTCAAAattgaaatgtgtaatttttaagctgtcattatttctttttatgattaCAACATAAACTAttatagtattaaataatagttatACTATATAAAAGTTAAACTTTGGCACACGTATACGCTGTACATCCTCCGATGTTTGTGAAAGTTAATATATCCAGTTAATCATGCGGATCCAccatattttcgagatttctgtgaccaaagatggcagcactgttccattcaagaaattttttCTACCAAATGCCtgatactgagagctaagatgtttaattGTTAAACACcttaatttaattacttaaagGCTACATCTCATACTGCAAAAGGTTATTCCTTGTGGAAATATTcggtattattttataaatgaattcttaaaaatatgtgGCCCCAGAAACAGCGGAGTTGATACAGTACTAAATATTAATCATCTACGTACATTCCAAACATTAACATTTGATTTGCCAGTAACTTTCAAAATCATGTGCTGTCAAGAACTGAAGTTAATATCTACTTACATGTAGAAAACCAACAGTTCTACTTATGTGGCTCAGTTCACACTTTAAGTGTATCTAATGAACCATCAACCACGCTTAGATTTAAAACTTAGATGGTTGATGACATTTGGTTTTCACAATCTGAGTGATGTGCAAACTGCCATTCTACATGAAATGTGTTAATGGTTTTAATAGGAAACAGTTCAGTGTTTTAGGACCACTAATTCCCTATGGCACAATCAGGTTTCTTCATTGGGTAAAAAATTTGTCGCtgacataaaattaatttctttatataattCTGGGTAACACCTTAAATTTGCTTTGGCACCTCTGATtcctaattatttataaaaaaaaataaaataattttacagcagCGACAAATTTTGCAGTGGTTGTACGAATTAGTTTAATCAAACATTATCTAGATGCTGAGTGAGTGATCCATCCTAAAATAGAACAAACGAGTTACAAACTGGTTTGctagatatttaaaatttctgCAACTGCGCTCGCTGGCTAGAGGCATGCCACCTTTTCCTTAGGCCAGTGGTTCTCAAATCTACAAATAATTCTAGATGCACActacataaaaaatttctaagAAATATGTTCTAACAATTgagtcaaatattaaaataattaaataatgcagtaaaaaaaaaataaaacgagaCACACCACAAGTTTATTCATACTTGTGTTGTGAGAAACATGGGCCTGTTGAATCGCCAACTAACGCAATGATGCGTTCGTAAAAAAAAAGATGGGTGTAGCTGTGGTGAAATGGTTTAATAGAGTAACTGTGTTCATTTGTGAATCTCTGGAGTGCCCCAGTGCACACTTTGAGAACCGCTGGCGTAGGCTGAGAGCTCAGCTCGCGGGGGATGCGAGAGAGTGTTCCCGGGCTGACCGCCCGGCCCGTGTGCGTAGCAACAAGAGCAGGACCCCACCAACCTGTACATCGCCAACCTGCCGCTCAACTTCAAGGAGACTGACCTGGACCAGCTGCTCAACAAGTACGGCCAGGTGGTGTCCACCAGGGTGCTGCGAGACACCAGCGGCCAGAGCAAGGGCGTCGGCTTCGCCAGGTGAGGCGCCGGCTGGATCACCGACTCCCAGTCGCGAGTCCAGTCTGAACTGTGTTGTGTTTACGAATAATTTCAAGGTAGTAGGCAATGGTCTGTTATGTAAAAGccattttaatgttattaaataggtagggaccggaaacattcacggattcaatgacctctaggatagcctccattatcctctgcgtttctcaagtaaacacgcgtgttcatcggGTTACTAAATtgcgaggcgtctccactgggtagcttgtgattcgacgcttctttggtcgatggtctctcatcgGCCCAGATAGCTCCAGTttaaccgcgagccaatagcagaaccagcagaattatatacacatgtttgaattttagcctattgtgaaatgaatccgcgaatatttttccggtctctataaataggTAACAAATTTGGTATAACCCTTCTTTGATATTAATTCATGAATCATTTAGTTTGTTTgatgtttcaataaaaaaaatgcccTGTATaggcaaaatttatttttcacttgcccccttgaaaattattattacagGTATTCTGATGTACTTAATTACAAGCGGTAGTAATTTAACAACAATATTCTGTGGCCCACCCAAGAAAGACAAGGTCAACATAGTTCTGTTCACACAAGACAACGACCACAGTGAGGGTGGAATAGCGGCAGAAAAACAGCCGCTGGGACACCGAGAGAAATATTCAGGCTAGATACACTTCCAAAAACCTGAATATCTCTTTTCAGAGGCAATCCAGGCTCAAGCATGGAAGTTTTGCCACTGTGGAGAACCCACAGATTAATATCTTCAGTGCTCCATATTTATCCAATCACTTTTTAAAGTCTTGaataatgaatgaatgaatgaatgcatTATGGCACAGTGTCTTGTAAACATTTGAGGTCAATAAGAGATGATGATGGGTGAAGCAATGCGAGTGGAGCTATGATTGAATGTGTTTTGTGGGGGAAACAGGAGTACGCAGAGAAAACTTACCAGCTCGTTGCCTCAGGATTGAAACCCCAAGGTTGTCTCTGCGAGATGGGTGGTCTGAGCACCTGTTCACTCGACAACCACCTATCCGAAGCCCGCAggcgggaacagatctcagttcccgaaacgttgcaacttTTTGTGCTTGGAAGCCTACTTATTTTGTCTGTGCTGTGTAGTCATTGTAATAATCAGAATATTTGTTcagccattcttttttttttactgtatcgTTATCACTCCACCGTGTCTGTgagcttttaatattttttctgactAAATCCTTTCATAGAATTCTTTGTGCTGTCTATTTAACAGCAGCTGATTGTGgctttgttttctgtgggtttgtgtGTCTTATCATTCGggttttctatatttatttttttatttatttatttggaatttgtcacatgcccaccaacagtcagactttagtggtgggcactacaTGTAACAACAAGAGcacagttatcactaccagtgtatggactcccacctccgtcggttccataggaggaaaacatctacagatggccagcaaacgagagcaagagtaccacacactagcagtgataataacaatatagacaaaacactaacaaaggttaaagaaccataacacacaaaacatataTGAAGGTAAAATCATATCATTAAGTGTTAAGAGaacaattgaaggaaaaataatatagatatGACATACATACGTTCAAAATGACCGAGATGGTGTGCTAAAGCCACGGTGGGTGTGGGCACGTTCCAGGATGGACTCGAAGGAGAGGTGCGAGCACATCATCACGATGCTGAACGGCAAGATGATCCCCGGCTCCAAGGAGCCGCTGCTGGTCAAGTTTGCGGACGGCGGCAACAAGAAGCGCAGCCTGTACAAGAGTAGTCCGGACCAGCGCATGTGGCGGGACCTGAACGATGTGAGTGGCCGTGAGCCGTTcgccggggtgggggggggggggagagggggcggGGCGAGCACTGCTGCCATAGACTAGCGATGGACACAGACTGCGATAACCAGCACTAAACTACGTACTTGCCATTTTATTCCTGGTGCATTTTAACATGGACTCTGATCAATTAATGCTAGATACCCAGAAATTGTGCGGATGAATTTTGTCAGGGTTAAAATTCACAGTACTATGAATACTCTACCCACGTTTGCTTTCATACTTACTCCAGTACTTGTCCTTTTGAGTATATAGATGCGATTGTCTCTTCTACTGCTACTGCTAGCTGGTAGTTAACTAGCTGCAATCATGGAGGGGGAGTGGCGGAAATGTTACGAACGTATCGTCAAAGCAATGCTAATGCATAGAAAGTTTGAAGTACAACTGGTAACCAAAAGGATCCGCAAAACTTCCCGGTCTCTAATTTCACTACTTTACAGTTTTACGTATGGCGGCGgtagtagtagtaataataataatacagatCGGTCACTGGAAAGATACAAAACCCCCCCAAATTACCGATTACAAAGTGGCCTCGAGTGTACTCCTGATTACCACcattaaatcaaaaatttttaatgttttttatcaTGTTTATTTTGTATCCTGCCGGGtttttttaatcaataattaatttcaataccCCATTGGTATTTCTGAAACATACTTTACGTGTTATAAATCTTAACAAAACCAAAACGCGGCTGCTGCAGTAGAGGACAGGTCTGGGCCCGTCGCTGGTCTATGGTGCGGAGGGAGAGTGGACTCCTCCACCTGCCCTGCCCCAGTCGGTGGTGTTCCAGCCGGGCGGGGGCTACGACCCGAGCGGCATGGCGCAGAACGGCGTGGCGAGCCAGCACGTGCTGCCGGCGGCGCTGGCGGCGCAGTACGGCCGTCACTTCGGAGCCCAGGCTGTGCAGGGCTACTCGCTGCCGGGCGCCCCCTGGCCCGTGCCCCAGTACGTCATGCCCGCCACCCACATGGCCCAGGTCGAGGTGAGTCCCGTTCCAGGGCACCCAGGCTCTACTGGGTGCATCTATATAAAGCCCGCCGCACACTgcacaatattttctactagtttgcttactagaatgcttactggtttctgtactgtgtaggctacaagctgaaacactaggttcAGAAGTTTGGTTTTGGCTCTACTGGGTGCATCTAAataaagcccgccgcacacggtacaatattccttactatattgtaagctaggagtcatACCGGCTCCACTACCAGTTTCTTCattcgaattcaaactggatactagcaGCTGTATGAGCTGGGCTACTGGGTTTTGCGTGATAGACAgtgtcctattttcgttgcttggtgtgatCCAACATTtcagtggccaatcagaactcaacGAAAACTGcatgaggggttgtttacaccTTTAAGCGCGTATGTcttgataaacatggacggaaagaagtggactAGTGACcgactcctcgttttaataaatgcattcaaagaagagccttgtttgtatgcagtaaaaaaatgtgaattatcataataaaaatttgtagtggagaatattctcttaacaaaactagtaaggcagctagaatagtgtgcagcagaaacttgtagcgcatctagtgtttcagcttgtagcctacacagtacagaaaccagtaagcattctagtaagcaaactagtagaaaatattgtacggTGTGCGGTGGGCTTAATTCAAGGCAGTCGTTTggcaagggggagggggttggggcACTGTCAGTTCTATTTTTCATTTGAATATATACAAGTATTCTGAGTATAAAATGTGTGAGATTTTATACaaagaatttttgacgtgacgtctaataaatcgatgaacgccggctgcacgcacgagaaagtgtcccgtaatgcacattgtcccactacggatgtctcctgttatgctcattgtacgcatgcgtggcatctctcttccactcgattggaacaaccatcgatttgacttttcaatcatgttttcgtcgtttgaattaataatattatgtaatttaacgatggtccaccgattttcagcacaatcggtacggttatttaaaagtaatgttgaatattcaaatatgtttttaaccaataatggtgttttacagttacacgtaataattcaaattacacccgggatctttttcCCAATGttctaaaaaatattgtaacacattataaatgagtttggtgtatttaggatgcgtatttgttataaaatcgtattataaaaacaaaataatattatttgcctacggtgctgccatctacggtgacggacgcaaaCCGAACGATTCGCGCTTGTCTATCCgctaaagtgaaaagttaatgtggttttctttgcttattacaacaacaatttaggcaataaaggttaattatttttgcattttaaaaatctgattactagtataatttcaagtatttattcttttattattaaaattaaaatgattcaattttattcataaaagtatgcaattatttcaacgttttgttatgacgtcacgttaaactatcgtccgtaaaccaactttacagacaaccaatatttttttaaactgacatTAAATACAGGAGTTTTAATGACTGTTAATTTAGAAAcaaacttttaaatacaaataaagttgCTAGTATCTGAAAATGCTGAATGCTACAATTCCATCTTTCAccacgttgaatttttttttctaattcaagAATTTAAtggttattacttaaaaatgaaGATCTGTTTAGTGATCAGGACACCATTGGGCAAGCTTTTGGATACATGCCAGACTTTGGACTAACAGCCACTAGTTCATAATTTTTAGTGTATGGCTGGCAGAAGAAGCTAAAATTATaccaagaaatttttaaaacccaACGTGGTGAGAGAGGTCAGATTAAACTTACTGGTGGTCATCGATGCAACATTCTTAGGAATACACAATATCTTTATCGGAATTCCAGCAGCAAAGGGCTAGAGCTCGAATATTGACATATCCTTTGCTCATGTGCTCAATTTAATGCGACTCCAGCGAAATGAGCCagatttgttttttatatttattagagaatcttttttgacgtgacgtctaataaatcgatgaacgacggctgcacgcacttaagtgtcccgttacacgcaTTGTCCCGTTCGGCTcttttgtacgcttgcgccacatctatctctcttccaatcgattggaacaaccatcgatttgacttttttgaggcacattaaactttaaacactcccattcgtttcctatcattgtcctatccttaacagaataacacagattggaagaagttaaatagcaaacatgtataaaagttatagttaaaataatctgttcgttaaagtaattaacatatttgaattaatgagtgcaaataaaagtaaatttatcaattaaattatagatttcatttcactccttctttgtatccatacaaaatagcgataattcaataaaaatgtttcaattttattcataaaagtgtgtaatcatttcatcaatgttttgttatgacgtcacgttaaactatcgtccgtaaacagactttacagacaaccatgtTTTTGTTTATGTAAGATGAAACCTTTCAGTATGTTTATCTTACGCctcaaattgtatttattttacacgtttggctaacttaaaattgataaaattaaatcCTTCGAAAGAGAGAGTTAGTATTGCGTGTGGCTGTTGTGTTCCAGATGATGCCGTCAGCGGACCCCAGCTCGGTTCAGTACGGCCAGATGATTCCGCAGCTTGCGACACACATGTCGGCGTTGCAGCTCGGCACGACTGGTTCAGTGAGTGTTCCAACAGTGAGCTCAACGACGTGCTTAGAGAGTGGGTTCTCGGGGACCTCAAAACTACTTTTCATACCTCAGAAACATCAGCGGTTTATTTCCAATTGATTtgcaatacaaatacaaaaattatttcataataagAAAGGGATAATACACGCCCCTTGAAGTAACGCTGTTCGATTAGTGTATTAgatataatcaatatataatggacatatagtggaatgtgtgtgtgtgtatatatatatatcatggtAATTAGTTTGCTGGGCTGTGGAAgcacctgacttgaacccttatCCGGATGTGGCTCCACCTGGGGATTTCAGTCTCCAGGTTcctgtgaagccactcttctagcccagcgggtgctgtagtggtggaggggacatgttttctggatctggtagcttcagtaaggcggggctctggactatacagatctgcaagcagactcccaatctacccttaaagggcgcacattttggaggggcggaaggagggtgcgttggccttcgggcctccgaaaataTGTTCGATTAGTGAGCTTTTGAGGTAGGGATGGGACGAAATTCAAACTCGAAAACTCGAACACAGTCGAGTGGGTAGCCAAAGCTCGACTTAACTTGAAAGTAGAGTTAAATGTACTTTATAAGATGTGCCTCAACATCTTTTTCTTAATACCTGTTACATATTTGACATGtgcatttattataaaattatgttacCATTATTATACAATCGCTTAACAGGGCAATCTCATGTTTACATTTGTACAGATTTCTTAAAGTGCGTAACTACACTGTCTGAAAAACTTAAAATGGTATTTATTATGCCATCTTGCAAGTCTGCAAACTCTGCAACAGCTGAGGTGAGAAAAGcaagaagctttcagggctagtttattTACCCCAAGTCAACCAGATCTATTAGTAGCAACTCATGTGGTTAGTGTTTCACAGCAGACATGCATTTAGCTAACAACAGTGTCAAGAATTACATTAACAAGTTGAATAGTCTTATTTGTTTATAGGAGTTAATGGATCTTTAAACTTTCCTGTATGTAAATTACATACATAGTTATCTTGTAACCCATTAATGTTATTAGTACCAGCTTAGAGAGCAAATATATATTGAGAATTAAACTATTTGATTTATGTGCCATTTACTTTGACATACCCATAAAAGCAGTAAGTACATACCAGGTCTCAATCTTCACTAGAATGATAGGAAAATGAGAAGAAGAAAGCAGTGCCATAGCAGAATGATGTATTGCAATGTTCTCGAGCTGACGGTGATTGGCCACTTGTTCGCAGTACATCGCAAGTCCACACCCGTACTCATTCTACCCCGGGGCTGGTGCGTCGATAATACACACGATGCCAATAGCAGACGCCGAGCCGGTCTCCACGGCCGCTTCGCCAGACGACACGTACCAACAGTACGCCCAGAGCCAGCCTCCAAAGTAGGCACGGCTGCGTGCAAGGTGAGTTCGGCAGGGTTGGCGCCCTCGCCCCAGACCTCTGCCGCTCCGTGGAATCACTCGGTTTACAGTGGAACCGACCTGAAGTGTTACCAGGTGTGTGCTTGCAGGTTCTAACGGAGAAGCccatttcaaaccaaatttctgAAATGTTGACGACGTGCAGAATCTTGGAGAGCCTTTGTAGCGAAAAAGGATTCCCAACCTCAGACACCAAAGGAAACCAAAGTTCGAGGAATATTTTGAAGATTAGGAATAATGATGAATCCACAAGGACTTGCCACCATCCTGTCCTACAGTTGTGTATTATATCTAATAagtatagtttattatttttttacattagtgAAAATAATTGTTTAGCTGTCTACATATTGTTTTCATATagtttgtgataaaaaaaatgctttatgaTGTTGTTTTTTAGATTTGTAAAGTCATACGTTATTTATTTTGCTACAATTCACACAGTTGTACAGTGcagcaattattattttaagttgaCCAAACGGCCCGGCTTCCAGCAGCACTGTCACGATGACTGTTGACGCAGGTTGGAAGCAGTTCTGGAGTTTCAAGGAAATTTCATGTTCCCACTGCATGTTTTTGTACAGTAGAAAGATATTTCTAATTCCCTTCACGATGCTCAGTTGTGTAAATGATTGATACTTGAGCAAAATATTTCTTCCAGTCacaaatttatacattttataaaataacctttttacaaattattggattttgaccattttttttaattttaagttttgtaattgtttttttacaaactaCTAACACTGTAAAATTCCCAATCGTCAAAAGCTGCAAATAGTTTTACTCTTTTAATTGCTTACAATTTTTGTATTTACTGTTGGATTACAAAACAGTAAAATGagaattcatatttttttgttgttgttggctGTGTGCTTATAGAAGCTTGAAAAAGCagacaaaattaaattttccagaagtttctTATCCCTGGAATGTCGTAGCCGCAAGTTTGAACGAACTGCTGAGGCATCACAGATAGGAGACTGCAAGTAGTGTTTACGACATATCAAGCAGTGGTTTTGTGGAGTCTGTTGTTAGTTTCCACCCTGTCGCACGTTCACGGAACTGACTGCAGTGGGAGAGGGGGGGTGCTTTCGTAGAACATAAGTTTCACCAAAGCGCCAGATATTTTTGATACAATATGTCACATGCAGCATCTAAATTATGTCAACAAAACCAGTTTCGTGACGGGATGTACGTGACTTAGACCAGTGCCTACCAAGTAATTTTGATTTCTAGCCATTGGTACAGTGTTCACTCAAAAAGAGTGTCTTCTCAACATAATTTTCAATATGCAGCATTAAGCATGATCATGTGTAAGGATCAATGAT includes these proteins:
- the LOC134536923 gene encoding protein alan shepard isoform X1 translates to MLGFEMQQSICNVYSYAQPAALHANGTNGPRPSYALGGGKAGAARGLGAGGGAAMAQTQPANSTTYRGGGGGSWGGAPAPYASLRYPAPVGPAANAYTASYSHHQSYGPQRVPTATSPSNTNSSSSSNTGSQSGTHSTSLSNNLGPGQPGLAGGEQLSKTNLYIRGLNQNTTDKDLVNMCMSYGTIISTKAILDKNTNKCKGYGFVDFDSPVSAEAAVKALQAKGIQAQMAKVGISWTRSRRLPTQQEQDPTNLYIANLPLNFKETDLDQLLNKYGQVVSTRVLRDTSGQSKGVGFARMDSKERCEHIITMLNGKMIPGSKEPLLVKFADGGNKKRSLYKSSPDQRMWRDLNDSVVFQPGGGYDPSGMAQNGVASQHVLPAALAAQYGRHFGAQAVQGYSLPGAPWPVPQYVMPATHMAQVEMMPSADPSSVQYGQMIPQLATHMSALQLGTTGSYIASPHPYSFYPGAGASIIHTMPIADAEPVSTAASPDDTYQQYAQSQPPK
- the LOC134536923 gene encoding protein alan shepard isoform X5 translates to MLGFEMQQSICNVYSYAQPAALHANYGPQRVPTATSPSNTNSSSSSNTGSQSGTHSTSLSNNLGPGQPGLAGGEQLSKTNLYIRGLNQNTTDKDLVNMCMSYGTIISTKAILDKNTNKCKGYGFVDFDSPVSAEAAVKALQAKGIQAQMAKVGISWTRSRRLPTQQEQDPTNLYIANLPLNFKETDLDQLLNKYGQVVSTRVLRDTSGQSKGVGFARMDSKERCEHIITMLNGKMIPGSKEPLLVKFADGGNKKRSLYKSSPDQRMWRDLNDSVVFQPGGGYDPSGMAQNGVASQHVLPAALAAQYGRHFGAQAVQGYSLPGAPWPVPQYVMPATHMAQVEMMPSADPSSVQYGQMIPQLATHMSALQLGTTGSYIASPHPYSFYPGAGASIIHTMPIADAEPVSTAASPDDTYQQYAQSQPPK
- the LOC134536923 gene encoding protein alan shepard isoform X6 — its product is MLGFEMQQSICNVYSYAQPAALHANYGPQRVPTATSPSNTNSSSSSNTGSQSGTHSTSLSNNLGPGQPGLAGGEQLSKTNLYIRGLNQNTTDKDLVNMCMSYGTIISTKAILDKNTNKCKGYGFVDFDSPVSAEAAVKALQAKGIQAQMAKQQEQDPTNLYIANLPLNFKETDLDQLLNKYGQVVSTRVLRDTSGQSKGVGFARMDSKERCEHIITMLNGKMIPGSKEPLLVKFADGGNKKRSLYKSSPDQRMWRDLNDSVVFQPGGGYDPSGMAQNGVASQHVLPAALAAQYGRHFGAQAVQGYSLPGAPWPVPQYVMPATHMAQVEMMPSADPSSVQYGQMIPQLATHMSALQLGTTGSYIASPHPYSFYPGAGASIIHTMPIADAEPVSTAASPDDTYQQYAQSQPPK
- the LOC134536923 gene encoding protein alan shepard isoform X4 translates to MLGFEMQQSICNVYSYAQPAALHANGTNGPRPSYALGGGKAGAARGLGAGGGAAMAQTQPANSTTYRGGGGGSWGGAPAPYASLRYPAPVGPAANAYTASYSHHQSSGTHSTSLSNNLGPGQPGLAGGEQLSKTNLYIRGLNQNTTDKDLVNMCMSYGTIISTKAILDKNTNKCKGYGFVDFDSPVSAEAAVKALQAKGIQAQMAKVGISWTRSRRLPTQQEQDPTNLYIANLPLNFKETDLDQLLNKYGQVVSTRVLRDTSGQSKGVGFARMDSKERCEHIITMLNGKMIPGSKEPLLVKFADGGNKKRSLYKSSPDQRMWRDLNDSVVFQPGGGYDPSGMAQNGVASQHVLPAALAAQYGRHFGAQAVQGYSLPGAPWPVPQYVMPATHMAQVEMMPSADPSSVQYGQMIPQLATHMSALQLGTTGSYIASPHPYSFYPGAGASIIHTMPIADAEPVSTAASPDDTYQQYAQSQPPK
- the LOC134536923 gene encoding protein alan shepard isoform X3, whose amino-acid sequence is MLGFEMQQSICNVYSYAQPAALHANGTNGPRPSYALGGGKAGAARGLGAGGGAAMAQTQPANSTTYRGGGGGSWGGAPAPYASLRYPAPVGPAANAYTASYSHHQSYGPQRVPTATSPSNTNSSSSSNTGSQSGTHSTSLSNNLGPGQPGLAGGEQLSKTNLYIRGLNQNTTDKDLVNMCMSYGTIISTKAILDKNTNKCKGYGFVDFDSPVSAEAAVKALQAKGIQAQMAKQQEQDPTNLYIANLPLNFKETDLDQLLNKYGQVVSTRVLRDTSGQSKGVGFARMDSKERCEHIITMLNGKMIPGSKEPLLVKFADGGNKKRSLYKSSPDQRMWRDLNDSVVFQPGGGYDPSGMAQNGVASQHVLPAALAAQYGRHFGAQAVQGYSLPGAPWPVPQYVMPATHMAQVEMMPSADPSSVQYGQMIPQLATHMSALQLGTTGSYIASPHPYSFYPGAGASIIHTMPIADAEPVSTAASPDDTYQQYAQSQPPK